In the genome of Lynx canadensis isolate LIC74 chromosome F1, mLynCan4.pri.v2, whole genome shotgun sequence, one region contains:
- the LOC115505074 gene encoding T-cell surface glycoprotein CD1a-like, giving the protein MLLLQLVLLTVLVPGGDSDDDFQGPNSFRIILTTSFYNRSWTQNLGSAWLDELQTHGWDSKTGILIHLRPWSKGNFSNRELMEQERSLHAASIAFPLIFQNHVSQWQLEYPFQVQLVKGCVLRFGEASIGFLWIAYQGSDLVSFQNTSWWPSPKGGKRAQQVSKLFNQYHVVNLRIQAHVNDICPRFLLGLLGAGKADLQRQVKPEAWLSTGPSPGPGRLLLVCHVSGFYPKPVWVTWMQGEQEQPGTRRGDILPHADGTWYLQTSLDVETREAAGLSCRVRHSSLEGQDIVLYWEQHRPVGLVFLAVLVPLVLLAGLAFWFWKRW; this is encoded by the exons ATGCTGTTGTTGCAACTGGTGTTGCTCACAGTTCTTGTCCCAGGTGGTGACAGTGACGATG ACTTCCAGGGGCCGAACTCCTTCCGAATCATCCTGACAACATCTTTTTACAACCGTTCCTGGACACAAAACCTTGGCTCAGCTTGGCTGGATGAGCTTCAGACTCATGGCTGGGACAGCAAGACCGGCATTCTCATACACCTGCGACCTTGGTCCAAGGGCAACTTCAGCAACAGGGAGCTGATGGAACAGGAAAGGTCATTACATGCAGCATCCATTGCATTTCCTCTGATATTTCAGAACCACGTCAGTCAATGGCAGCTTGAAT ATCCTTTTCAGGTACAGCTGGTCAAAGGCTGTGTGCTGCGCTTTGGAGAGGCATCAATAGGATTTTTGTGGATTGCGTATCAAGGATCAGATCTCGTGAGCTTCCAGAACACGTCATGGTGGCCATCTccaaagggaggaaagagagctcAGCAGGTCTCCAAACTATTCAATCAGTACCATGTTGTCAACTTACGAATACAAGCACATGTTAATGACATCTGCCCCCGTTTTCTCTTGGGTCTACTTGGTGCAGGGAAGGCAGATCTTCAGCGGCAAG TGAAGCCAGAGGCCTGGCTGTCCACTGGCCCCAGTCCGGGGCCTGGCCGTCTGCTCCTTGTGTGCCATGTCTCTGGCTTCTACCCAAAGCCAGTGTGGGTGACGTGGATGCAGGGTGAGCAGGAGCAGCCGGGCACCCGGCGAGGTGACATCCTGCCCCATGCTGACGGGACATGGTATCTTCAGACGTCCTTGGATGTGGAAACCAGGGAGGCAGCCGGCCTCTCTTGCCGAGTGAGACACAGCAGTCTAGAAGGCCAGGATATTGTCCTCTACTGGG AGCAGCACCGCCCGGTGGGCTTGGTCTTCCTGGCAGTGCTGGTGCCCCTGGTGCTTCTGGCAGGTCTTGCATTCTGGTTCTGGAAGCGCTGGTAA